Proteins encoded together in one Candidatus Xianfuyuplasma coldseepsis window:
- a CDS encoding cold shock domain-containing protein produces MTGKVKWFNAEKGYGFITTEEGSDLFVHYSQIQKDGFKTLEENEEVQFDVVDGDKGPQAANVTAL; encoded by the coding sequence ATGACTGGTAAAGTTAAATGGTTCAACGCTGAAAAAGGTTACGGATTCATTACAACTGAAGAAGGAAGCGACTTATTCGTTCATTACTCACAAATCCAAAAAGACGGATTCAAAACATTAGAAGAAAACGAAGAAGTACAATTCGACGTAGTTGATGGAGACAAAGGTCCTCAAGCAGCAAACGTAACAGCTTTATAA
- a CDS encoding MGMT family protein: MTDFTKQVLDIIKSIPHGKVMTYGQIAAVAGNPRGARQVSRILNSMSGSHQLPWHRVINSKGGISLTGEGGFVQTNMLISEGIEVQNKRVDLKKYLYQFD, translated from the coding sequence GTGACAGATTTTACAAAGCAAGTGTTGGATATTATTAAAAGTATTCCCCATGGTAAAGTCATGACCTATGGCCAAATTGCTGCAGTTGCTGGTAATCCCAGAGGAGCTAGACAAGTATCAAGAATACTTAATTCTATGAGCGGATCTCATCAACTACCATGGCATCGTGTCATCAATTCAAAAGGAGGAATTTCACTTACTGGTGAAGGTGGATTTGTCCAAACAAACATGCTTATTAGTGAAGGAATTGAGGTACAAAATAAACGGGTTGATTTGAAGAAATATTTATATCAATTTGATTAA
- the tsaD gene encoding tRNA (adenosine(37)-N6)-threonylcarbamoyltransferase complex transferase subunit TsaD, giving the protein MIVLSVESSCDETSVSIQRDGKVILSNVVLSQIDVHKQYGGVVPEIASREHIKGITMVFEEALEQAQIPKDDIDLVAVTKGPGLIGSLLVGVNAAKAFAFANQIPLVGVHHIAGHIYSNAIERDLAFPLICLVVSGGHTELILMEEHYDFQKLGETMDDAVGEAYDKVARTVGLGYPGGPIVDQLAIEGQPTYPMPDISMGDTFDFSFSGIKSHVINLVHNIHQRNEEVHVSNLCASFQEAVTDVLVDKSKRAIEQYDAKMFIIAGGVAANKGLRKKIDEQITDVEVVVPQFKYCTDNAAMIGIAGYYQYKKIQKTDDMTLNGASRLRLE; this is encoded by the coding sequence ATGATTGTGTTAAGTGTTGAAAGTTCTTGTGATGAGACGAGTGTCAGTATTCAACGAGATGGAAAAGTCATCTTAAGCAATGTCGTTTTGTCGCAAATTGACGTTCATAAACAGTATGGTGGTGTGGTTCCGGAAATCGCTTCACGAGAGCATATAAAAGGGATTACAATGGTGTTTGAAGAAGCACTTGAACAAGCACAAATACCCAAGGATGATATTGATCTAGTAGCAGTCACAAAAGGTCCTGGGTTGATTGGTAGTTTACTCGTTGGTGTCAATGCTGCCAAGGCATTTGCCTTTGCGAATCAGATTCCTCTTGTTGGGGTTCATCACATTGCGGGACACATCTATTCCAATGCGATTGAACGCGATTTGGCGTTTCCCTTGATTTGTCTTGTTGTAAGTGGTGGACATACCGAACTGATCTTAATGGAAGAACATTATGATTTTCAAAAACTTGGTGAAACGATGGACGACGCCGTAGGAGAAGCCTATGATAAAGTGGCTCGTACGGTTGGACTAGGTTATCCAGGTGGACCGATTGTCGATCAATTGGCCATCGAGGGACAACCCACCTATCCGATGCCGGACATCTCTATGGGCGATACCTTTGATTTTAGTTTCTCCGGTATAAAGTCCCATGTGATAAACTTGGTTCACAATATTCATCAACGCAATGAAGAAGTACACGTGTCTAATTTATGTGCATCCTTTCAAGAAGCGGTTACCGATGTTTTGGTTGATAAGAGTAAACGAGCGATTGAACAGTATGATGCAAAGATGTTTATCATCGCTGGTGGTGTTGCCGCCAATAAAGGATTACGAAAAAAAATTGATGAACAAATCACAGACGTAGAGGTGGTTGTTCCGCAATTTAAATATTGTACCGATAATGCCGCGATGATTGGAATTGCGGGGTATTACCAGTACAAAAAAATACAGAAAACAGATGATATGACCTTGAATGGTGCATCTCGTCTACGATTGGAGTGA
- a CDS encoding ATP-dependent helicase, which produces MNDLLIGLNEKQREAVLQTEGPVMAIAGAGSGKTSVLTKRIAYLIFEKNVNPQNILAITFTNKAANEMKQRVRQALGINTYDMWISTFHSMGARILRDYIERLGYKRNFQIIDDDDTHQLVKNLMKKSNIDTKLFNPKIIRNLVLKMKFDEDFIKSIEAPINEVVAIIYKKYQSYLFESNLVDFEDLLLLTIKLLKQEQDVKAYFNNKFHYVLVDEFQDTNNVQYELIKLLVNENKNIFIVGDEDQSIYAFRGANIENINKFKRDYKNYYLVLLEQNYRSTNNILNAANNIIQNNSTRIPKNLFSEKGKGEPITHYKGVTARDEVEYVAMKIIHMVRKGYEYNDFAILYRANSTSRSFEDVFLQKQIPYRIFGNTSFFKRKEIKDFTAYLRFILNNDDAFSFIRAVSAPRRGIGPVTIERVVDYAANNGLAFSDALRLSSDFLGKTASNKITAFMDMMVDFRTQLDDIPFTDFVDYVLDKTGYIDMLKLDDKGDVRYENLLEFKTILAENNEIYEDLTKEEMLTYILEDIALKSEETKEDVENGVTLMTLHSAKGLEFRVVFIVALEMGMFPLSRTFGDRFEFEEERRLMYVGVTRAKEKLFVTNADTRQTYGETLRNADSVFIEEIPAELLHREGYSVAVNRSKNVNSVYQRPEYKRQIDQKRKSLLSKDNTNDLNKGDKVIHKVFGDGVVVSVAGDHCVIAFQVPHGIKTLLKDHPAISKKK; this is translated from the coding sequence ATGAATGATTTACTGATTGGATTGAACGAAAAACAGCGCGAAGCAGTCCTTCAAACCGAAGGGCCAGTAATGGCTATAGCGGGTGCTGGAAGCGGAAAAACAAGCGTTCTTACGAAAAGAATCGCTTATTTAATCTTTGAGAAGAATGTGAACCCGCAAAACATTCTTGCAATCACCTTCACAAACAAAGCTGCAAACGAAATGAAACAACGAGTCCGACAAGCTCTCGGAATTAATACTTACGACATGTGGATTAGTACGTTTCATTCAATGGGTGCCCGCATTTTGCGAGATTATATTGAACGATTAGGCTACAAACGCAACTTTCAAATCATCGATGATGACGATACCCATCAATTAGTAAAGAACTTGATGAAGAAAAGCAATATAGATACGAAATTGTTTAATCCGAAGATAATTCGCAATCTAGTCCTTAAAATGAAGTTTGACGAAGACTTCATCAAATCGATTGAAGCACCAATTAATGAAGTTGTTGCGATTATATACAAAAAGTACCAAAGCTACTTATTCGAAAGTAATCTGGTTGATTTTGAAGACTTACTTCTGTTAACAATTAAACTGTTAAAGCAAGAACAAGACGTCAAAGCGTACTTCAATAATAAATTTCATTACGTTCTTGTGGATGAGTTTCAAGATACAAACAATGTTCAATATGAGTTGATTAAACTGCTCGTAAATGAGAACAAGAATATCTTCATTGTTGGTGATGAGGATCAAAGTATATATGCCTTCCGAGGGGCAAACATAGAAAACATCAATAAATTCAAACGAGATTATAAGAACTATTATCTTGTCCTTCTAGAACAAAACTATCGTAGTACAAACAATATATTGAATGCTGCGAATAATATCATTCAAAATAACTCGACAAGAATACCGAAAAACCTATTTTCTGAAAAAGGAAAAGGAGAGCCTATTACCCACTACAAAGGGGTTACTGCAAGAGATGAAGTTGAATATGTCGCAATGAAAATCATACATATGGTGCGTAAAGGCTATGAATACAATGATTTTGCGATACTGTATCGGGCAAATAGTACGTCTCGATCATTTGAAGATGTTTTTCTGCAAAAACAAATTCCCTATCGTATTTTTGGTAATACAAGCTTCTTCAAACGAAAGGAAATTAAAGATTTTACCGCATACCTTCGGTTTATTTTAAACAACGATGATGCCTTTAGCTTTATTCGTGCTGTTAGTGCACCACGCCGTGGTATTGGACCGGTAACCATTGAACGAGTCGTAGATTATGCTGCGAATAATGGATTAGCATTTAGCGATGCATTAAGACTATCCTCAGATTTTCTTGGTAAAACTGCGAGTAATAAAATAACAGCATTTATGGACATGATGGTTGATTTTAGAACGCAACTTGATGACATCCCATTTACAGATTTCGTCGACTATGTCTTGGATAAGACAGGATACATCGACATGTTGAAGTTGGATGATAAAGGCGATGTACGTTATGAGAATTTACTCGAATTTAAGACAATATTAGCCGAAAATAACGAAATATATGAAGATTTAACCAAAGAAGAGATGCTAACTTACATTTTAGAAGACATTGCCTTGAAGAGTGAGGAGACGAAAGAAGACGTCGAAAACGGTGTTACTCTGATGACCTTGCATTCCGCAAAAGGACTGGAGTTTCGAGTGGTTTTCATTGTTGCTTTAGAAATGGGAATGTTCCCATTATCTCGGACATTTGGTGATCGATTTGAGTTCGAAGAAGAGCGACGCTTGATGTATGTTGGTGTTACACGAGCGAAAGAGAAATTGTTTGTCACCAACGCGGATACCAGACAAACATACGGTGAAACATTGCGTAATGCCGATAGCGTATTCATTGAAGAAATCCCCGCAGAACTATTACATCGTGAAGGATATAGTGTCGCGGTAAATCGCTCTAAAAATGTAAATAGCGTCTATCAAAGACCGGAATATAAACGACAAATTGATCAAAAACGGAAGTCATTGCTTTCCAAAGATAATACCAATGATTTGAACAAAGGAGATAAGGTTATCCACAAAGTATTTGGTGATGGTGTTGTCGTATCGGTTGCAGGGGATCATTGCGTTATCGCATTTCAAGTTCCCCACGGCATAAAGACATTGCTAAAAGATCATCCTGCAATATCAAAGAAGAAGTAA
- a CDS encoding glutamine--tRNA ligase/YqeY domain fusion protein: protein MEINHFINTIIEEDIRSGKHEKAITRFPPEPNGLLHLGHARAIITNYTMAQQHGGYFNLRFDDTNPVKEDTVFVEGIKKDIAWLGCHWKNLLFASDYFDEMYKRALLLIEKGDAYVDDLSAEEIREYRGDFTTPGKESPYRNRSIKENMDLFIAMKDGQFDDGSRVLRAKIDMASPNINLRDPVIYRIQRATHHNTGDKWCIYPMYDYAHPIEDAIEGITHSLCSLEFEDHRPLYDWVVEHCEMEEVPRQIEFGKLYIAGAVTGKRYIKQLVEEGLVMGWDDPRLITLSGLRRRGIPPMAIHDFIIALGLPKSQGETEIDMLYQYVRDHLKHDAPVTFAVLDPLKLVIDNYPEGQVEYLDVVNNRENPDLGSKSIPFSREVYIEREDFIEQKPNKKWRRLALDVEVRLMHAYFVKANSVVKDDDGNIIEVHCTYDPNTKSGSGFNDRKPNGNIHFVDATHNKKAEIRLFDELITDMDDKDTPFREKINPESLIVKEGFIEEHINPNIGDTFQFARNGYYSVDSDTTKDYIVFNRVVELRSSYKPKAK from the coding sequence ATGGAAATTAATCATTTTATAAACACAATTATTGAAGAGGATATCCGCAGTGGTAAACATGAAAAGGCAATCACACGATTTCCTCCAGAACCTAATGGACTACTACATTTAGGACATGCGCGTGCCATCATTACGAACTATACGATGGCTCAACAACATGGTGGGTATTTTAATCTTCGTTTTGACGACACCAACCCCGTGAAAGAAGACACGGTTTTTGTTGAAGGTATCAAGAAGGATATCGCTTGGTTGGGCTGTCATTGGAAGAATCTCCTATTCGCTAGCGACTATTTTGATGAAATGTATAAACGGGCATTATTGCTGATAGAAAAGGGCGATGCCTATGTCGATGATTTAAGCGCAGAGGAAATTCGCGAGTATCGTGGTGATTTCACCACGCCCGGTAAAGAAAGTCCTTATCGTAACCGCTCTATTAAAGAGAATATGGATCTATTTATTGCAATGAAAGATGGCCAATTCGATGATGGATCTCGTGTCCTTCGGGCAAAAATCGACATGGCAAGTCCAAATATTAACTTACGAGATCCTGTTATTTATCGAATCCAACGAGCAACACATCATAATACCGGTGACAAATGGTGTATTTATCCGATGTATGATTATGCGCATCCAATTGAGGATGCAATTGAAGGAATCACGCATAGTTTATGTAGCTTAGAATTTGAAGACCATCGTCCATTATATGACTGGGTTGTCGAACATTGTGAAATGGAAGAAGTACCACGTCAAATCGAATTTGGTAAACTGTATATAGCTGGTGCTGTAACGGGTAAACGATACATTAAGCAATTAGTGGAAGAAGGCTTAGTAATGGGCTGGGACGATCCTCGTCTGATTACTTTAAGCGGGCTTCGTCGTCGCGGAATTCCACCGATGGCGATTCATGATTTTATCATTGCCCTAGGATTACCAAAAAGCCAAGGTGAAACCGAAATTGATATGCTATACCAATACGTTCGTGATCATCTAAAACACGATGCACCCGTAACCTTTGCGGTACTCGATCCATTAAAACTTGTGATTGATAATTATCCAGAAGGACAAGTAGAATACTTAGATGTTGTCAATAATCGCGAAAATCCAGACTTAGGAAGCAAAAGCATTCCTTTCAGTCGGGAAGTATATATTGAACGCGAAGACTTTATCGAACAGAAACCAAACAAAAAATGGCGACGTTTAGCTCTAGATGTTGAAGTACGCCTAATGCATGCCTACTTTGTCAAAGCGAACTCTGTTGTCAAGGATGACGATGGAAACATCATTGAAGTTCACTGTACATACGATCCAAATACCAAATCAGGATCCGGGTTTAATGATCGCAAACCAAACGGAAACATTCATTTTGTAGATGCTACTCACAATAAGAAAGCAGAAATTCGTCTTTTTGATGAATTGATAACAGATATGGATGATAAAGATACACCATTCCGTGAAAAAATCAATCCTGAAAGTTTAATTGTCAAAGAAGGATTTATCGAAGAACATATTAATCCAAACATTGGAGATACATTCCAATTTGCTCGAAATGGCTACTACAGTGTTGATTCAGACACGACAAAAGATTATATTGTATTCAATCGAGTAGTCGAACTACGTTCGTCCTACAAACCAAAGGCAAAATAA
- the ligA gene encoding NAD-dependent DNA ligase LigA, giving the protein MDPKQRVKELQRLLKTYNYEYYVLDNPTVSDQEFDALLHELIRLEEQYPELRTEDSPTVRVGSVVIDKFEKVEHDHPMMSLANAFNEEDLRSFDQRVRKVYPNATYNIELKIDGLAGSIKYEGGSLVLGATRGNGVVGENITTNVKTIKSIPLSINYILPLEVRGEIFMSKKSFEKANNDRLSEGQEPFKNPRNAASGSVRQLDSKIASKRGLDMFIYSIVDPASHGLTSHKQSLAFAKDLGFKINPLSTTCTSIDDVIEYIDTYTNKRHDLSYDIDGIVIKVDDVTMYDTIGYTAKSPKWAIAYKFPAEEVITRINSITFQVGRTGQITPVANLDPVIVQGSTVSRATLHNEDYVIDKDIREQDYVVIKKAGDIIPEVVRVVTERRTGNENPFHMISQCPVCGSTLVRNEGEADHYCMNPHCEAKKIESLIHFASRKAMNIEGLGDRIIEQFFNDGLVQSIPDIYTLHNHRMDLVVKEGFGQKSIQKLLDNIEASKANNLDKLIFGLGIRHVGEKVSKVLASNYPSLEAFFDCKIEDLTAIDEIGDVIASSVYHYFHDEDIKNMLLQLHMLGLNTSYTSNIQQKAEFSGKTFVLTGKLEQYKRDEAKQLIESMGGKVSGSVSTKTDYVVAGTDAGSKLTKANQLGVTVLTEDEFTALLEK; this is encoded by the coding sequence ATGGACCCAAAACAACGTGTTAAAGAGTTGCAACGTTTATTAAAAACCTATAACTATGAGTATTATGTACTGGATAATCCGACGGTTAGTGATCAGGAGTTCGATGCCTTACTTCATGAATTAATTCGTTTAGAAGAACAATATCCGGAGTTACGAACAGAAGATTCACCGACCGTACGCGTCGGGAGCGTCGTCATCGATAAATTTGAAAAAGTAGAACACGATCATCCGATGATGAGTCTCGCGAATGCGTTTAATGAAGAGGATTTACGATCATTTGATCAACGGGTACGCAAAGTGTATCCAAATGCCACTTACAATATCGAACTAAAAATTGACGGACTCGCTGGAAGTATTAAATACGAAGGCGGTTCTCTTGTGTTGGGTGCAACGCGAGGAAATGGTGTCGTTGGGGAAAATATCACAACCAATGTAAAAACCATCAAATCCATACCGTTATCCATTAATTACATCCTTCCCCTTGAAGTCCGGGGAGAAATTTTCATGTCGAAAAAATCATTTGAGAAAGCTAACAACGATCGACTATCAGAAGGGCAAGAACCCTTTAAAAACCCACGTAATGCAGCAAGTGGTAGTGTTCGCCAACTAGACAGTAAAATCGCTTCTAAACGCGGTTTAGATATGTTTATCTATAGCATCGTTGATCCTGCGAGTCATGGCTTAACCTCGCACAAACAATCCTTGGCATTCGCCAAAGATTTGGGATTCAAGATTAATCCATTAAGTACGACATGCACATCGATCGATGACGTGATTGAATACATCGATACATACACGAACAAACGTCATGATTTATCCTATGATATTGATGGAATCGTTATTAAAGTTGACGATGTTACAATGTATGATACGATTGGATATACTGCGAAAAGCCCAAAATGGGCAATTGCCTATAAATTCCCAGCAGAAGAAGTCATTACTAGAATCAACTCGATTACCTTCCAAGTTGGTCGTACCGGGCAAATTACCCCTGTCGCGAATTTAGATCCCGTTATCGTTCAAGGAAGTACGGTATCACGAGCGACACTTCATAACGAAGATTATGTTATCGATAAGGATATCCGCGAACAGGACTATGTGGTAATTAAAAAAGCTGGAGATATTATCCCCGAAGTAGTTCGAGTTGTTACTGAACGACGCACAGGCAATGAGAATCCATTTCATATGATTTCACAATGTCCTGTATGTGGAAGTACTTTGGTTCGAAACGAAGGAGAAGCGGATCACTATTGCATGAATCCTCACTGTGAAGCAAAAAAAATTGAGTCATTGATTCATTTTGCTTCCCGTAAAGCGATGAACATTGAAGGACTAGGAGATCGCATCATTGAGCAATTTTTCAATGATGGATTAGTGCAATCTATTCCGGATATTTATACCCTTCATAATCATCGTATGGACTTGGTTGTCAAAGAGGGATTTGGCCAAAAAAGCATCCAAAAATTATTGGATAACATTGAAGCTTCAAAAGCGAATAACTTAGATAAGCTTATATTTGGACTCGGTATTCGCCACGTTGGCGAGAAGGTATCCAAAGTTCTCGCAAGTAACTATCCATCTCTAGAAGCGTTTTTTGACTGCAAGATCGAAGATTTGACTGCCATTGATGAAATTGGAGATGTTATTGCTAGTAGTGTCTACCACTATTTTCATGATGAAGATATAAAGAATATGCTACTTCAATTGCACATGTTAGGATTGAATACAAGCTATACATCCAACATTCAACAAAAAGCTGAATTTAGCGGTAAAACTTTTGTGTTAACCGGTAAATTAGAACAGTATAAACGCGATGAAGCCAAACAACTCATTGAATCCATGGGTGGTAAAGTATCCGGCTCTGTCAGTACGAAAACCGATTATGTGGTTGCTGGAACAGACGCCGGGAGTAAACTAACCAAAGCCAATCAGTTAGGCGTTACCGTATTGACAGAGGATGAATTTACAGCATTACTAGAAAAATAG
- the rimI gene encoding ribosomal protein S18-alanine N-acetyltransferase, whose product MNIQIRKMDLSDIPYVYQQEIKIFGKSLGEKTLYNEIMYNDMSRYFIALREGKRVGYIGCWLTLPNAEILNLFIEDRYRNQGYGTLLVKRVIEICRSEHIENITLEVRPSNTPAVELYKKLGFSAVTTRKQYYEDGEDALVMMYSIGVRI is encoded by the coding sequence ATGAATATCCAGATACGAAAAATGGATTTAAGTGATATTCCTTATGTGTATCAACAAGAAATCAAGATATTTGGTAAGAGTTTAGGTGAAAAAACATTGTATAACGAAATTATGTACAATGATATGTCCCGTTACTTTATCGCTTTAAGAGAAGGCAAACGTGTTGGGTACATTGGATGTTGGTTAACGCTTCCCAATGCTGAAATATTGAATTTGTTTATCGAAGATCGATACCGTAATCAGGGGTATGGGACACTACTTGTGAAACGCGTGATTGAAATCTGTAGAAGCGAACATATTGAGAATATTACGCTTGAAGTACGACCGAGTAATACACCTGCGGTGGAATTGTATAAGAAACTAGGATTTTCCGCAGTGACAACTAGAAAACAATATTATGAGGATGGCGAAGATGCTCTAGTCATGATGTATTCCATAGGAGTGAGAATATGA
- a CDS encoding CvpA family protein produces the protein MLSAIIPEEVALPFNFDVVLILIFSAYLVYGYISGGHKQIRLSINLILPFVIIYYMGPMITNYLYVPLSNTLFFELVSEYLSFGKNTVTMIIAYLSTYIVVFTGIFILSIYARRYLLNENMRAKLGKKNNYLGALFSLINGYVLVYFIILPAFSINLVSVNSYLTNFVLEHPPPFSRIARTAEKAVPIKGLADKADAFQQLLSQEGIEDYYNEAITEYQQQYMGGANSYEKDFMNLVYSDLTEEAKNALDTAYFEMFDESLSLTNYYGVSYILVTETDTNTYLYQDLLDYENQFNEIFDANQEIVDVYEASVENYEELLANYEYTQAYELYLDELDVYLDALEAYETLKVDALLSGTAFTQEFTETRPEMSLDEPSNYVPYEGTVAPIDPELEPSDEVVAAQEYVDDYANKEDIRSDLTSLGSNFENHAGLLKWYVEGLSNGDNTPPNMNNISAVIVSFKANYDDIMAGVSDDALEEKLYLAQMSIRSYDVFTLWLECTMENIDTVELDDIALESSRCPAFNTALVVDYDFADEAFSIVGTLFEGESVSWIISQFKYDYEAGLFDEPFEGFPEVQDILESTKGLVDEYEEYYKDIASSIQGDIPMILKIGISVMKYHLDVYETLETTPLIAAVFNDAARFCGNPQYVQGYDVQICTQNSSEGGLFGDFMNVRYLVGEIYFKAYFMVDEENNPKVYDSDKMHAFLAEVNASVENNVITQESVSAIADQFAFNVVDETNGTTLLEQMYADGQITIEAMRILGEDEYGLFSDDFRLKVKSLIR, from the coding sequence ATGTTATCGGCTATTATACCTGAAGAAGTAGCACTACCGTTTAATTTTGACGTCGTATTAATCTTAATATTCAGCGCATACTTAGTGTATGGGTATATTTCAGGTGGCCATAAACAAATTCGCTTATCGATTAACCTTATCTTACCATTTGTCATCATTTATTATATGGGACCGATGATTACCAACTACCTCTATGTCCCGCTTTCCAATACGCTATTCTTTGAATTGGTAAGTGAGTATTTGAGTTTTGGTAAAAATACGGTGACAATGATTATTGCCTATTTATCCACATATATTGTTGTGTTTACCGGTATATTTATTTTATCAATTTACGCAAGACGATATTTGTTAAATGAGAATATGCGTGCAAAACTTGGGAAAAAGAACAATTACCTTGGAGCATTGTTCTCACTAATTAACGGATATGTTTTGGTGTATTTCATTATTTTACCGGCATTTTCCATCAATCTCGTTTCCGTTAACTCCTATTTAACGAATTTTGTCTTGGAGCACCCACCACCATTCTCACGGATCGCCCGAACAGCGGAAAAAGCAGTTCCAATTAAAGGGCTTGCGGACAAGGCAGACGCCTTCCAACAATTGCTATCGCAAGAGGGAATTGAAGATTACTATAACGAAGCCATTACCGAGTACCAACAGCAGTATATGGGTGGTGCGAACTCCTATGAAAAAGACTTTATGAATCTCGTCTATAGCGACTTAACTGAGGAGGCGAAAAACGCCTTAGATACTGCCTATTTCGAGATGTTTGATGAATCATTAAGTTTAACAAATTACTATGGTGTTAGTTACATATTGGTGACTGAAACCGATACAAATACCTATCTATATCAAGATTTACTTGATTATGAAAATCAGTTTAATGAAATCTTCGATGCCAACCAAGAGATTGTTGATGTTTATGAAGCGTCGGTTGAGAACTATGAAGAATTACTTGCCAATTACGAGTATACCCAAGCATACGAACTCTACTTGGATGAACTGGATGTCTATTTGGATGCATTAGAAGCGTATGAAACATTGAAAGTTGATGCATTATTATCAGGAACTGCATTTACACAGGAGTTCACCGAAACTCGACCAGAAATGAGTTTGGATGAGCCGTCAAACTATGTTCCATATGAAGGTACAGTAGCGCCAATTGATCCTGAGTTGGAACCATCTGATGAAGTCGTTGCAGCCCAAGAATATGTTGATGATTATGCGAATAAAGAGGATATTCGCAGTGATTTAACGAGCCTTGGATCGAACTTTGAAAATCATGCGGGATTGCTAAAATGGTATGTTGAAGGTTTATCCAATGGTGATAATACGCCACCGAACATGAATAACATATCAGCGGTTATTGTCAGTTTTAAAGCGAATTACGACGATATTATGGCGGGTGTTAGTGATGATGCATTGGAAGAGAAACTCTATCTTGCACAAATGAGTATCCGGTCGTATGATGTATTCACCTTGTGGTTGGAATGCACAATGGAAAACATTGATACGGTGGAACTTGATGACATTGCACTTGAAAGTAGTCGTTGTCCAGCATTTAACACAGCACTAGTTGTTGATTATGACTTTGCCGATGAAGCGTTCAGCATTGTTGGAACGCTATTTGAAGGGGAAAGTGTATCGTGGATTATTTCACAATTCAAGTATGATTATGAAGCAGGATTATTTGATGAGCCATTTGAAGGGTTTCCCGAAGTACAGGATATTTTAGAGAGTACAAAGGGACTTGTCGATGAATACGAGGAGTACTACAAGGATATTGCAAGCAGTATCCAAGGAGATATTCCAATGATTCTTAAAATCGGTATTAGTGTCATGAAGTATCATCTCGATGTATATGAGACCTTGGAAACGACCCCACTGATTGCCGCGGTATTTAATGATGCTGCACGGTTCTGTGGTAACCCGCAGTACGTCCAGGGGTATGATGTACAAATCTGTACCCAAAACAGCTCAGAAGGCGGATTATTTGGTGATTTCATGAATGTACGTTACTTGGTTGGTGAAATCTACTTTAAAGCCTACTTTATGGTTGATGAAGAGAATAATCCCAAAGTATACGATTCTGATAAAATGCATGCTTTCTTAGCTGAAGTGAATGCATCGGTTGAAAACAATGTAATTACACAAGAGAGTGTGTCGGCTATTGCCGATCAATTCGCGTTTAATGTTGTCGATGAAACCAATGGTACTACGTTACTGGAACAAATGTATGCTGATGGACAAATCACGATTGAAGCAATGCGTATTCTTGGCGAAGATGAATACGGCTTGTTTAGTGATGATTTTAGATTAAAAGTTAAGAGCTTAATCCGCTAG